The genome window ACCACCAGGATCTCGTCCGTGTCCAGGATCCGCGAGAAGGCGAGGGTGCCGGGCACCTCTCCCGGGAAGTCGAAGCGCGCCCCGTCCCTGGAGGTCTCGCGGAAATACTGGCGGCCGTAGCGCAGGGCGGGTTCCCGGGCCCGCACCTCCGCCACGGCCCGGATGCCCCGGTAGATGGGGTTCGACTCGTCGAAGAAGTGGACCCCGGTGGTGTCGAAGGCCCCCCACCGCCCCCCGAACATGCACTCGCGGACGTAGCCGTCGTTGTCGCCGCCCCCGTCGAAGCCCTGCTCCGTGCCGTAATAAATACAGGGGATGCCCTGGGCCGAGAGGAGATACCCCACGGCCAGGACCGCCTGCTCCGGGAAGGGGTTCCGGTGCATGAACCGCCGGTAGGGCCGGGCCATCTGGTCGTGGTTGTCCACGAAGGTCACGAAGTAGCGGCCCGCCTCGCCGTGGTCGGCGTAGAGGGTCCGGAACCGCTCGTAGCGGTCCCGCAGGAGGACCGGGCTCCGGAACCCCTTCACGACCTCCTCGAGGACGAAGTAGAGGGGAAAGTCCAGGCAGGCGTCCAGGGAGGGGAAACGCTCGCTCGTGCCCGCGATGCGGCTGTTTCGGCCGATATAGCGCTGGATGACCGCGTCGTCCCCGACCACCTCCCCGAAGATGAAGAAGTCGGCCTTCCCGATCCGCTTGGCGTACTCGCGGACGGCGTTACAAAAGAGGGCCGTGGCCGAGTCCTCCATGTGCTTCACCGTATCCACCCGGAACCCGTCCACGTCCGCGTAGGCGATCCAGGACTTGTAGCTCCGGATCAGGGCGTCTAGCACCTCCGGCCGGGTGATGTCCAGCTCCTTCAGGCTCAGGAAGTCCCCGTTGACCGCCTCCTCGGGGTCGGACCAATCCCGGATCTGCCCCCGGCGCTTGTACCGGTCCGGCGACTGGAACTCCCGCGGCCACACCGCGTCGTCGGGCTGCAGCCCGGACGCGGGGTCGACCTTTCGCCAGAACCCGAAGTCGAAGGGCCCCGGCGCCGCCTTCCAGTAATAGTACGGCTGGTCCCCCGGGTAGGCCCAGTTGTCGCCGGTATGGTTGAGGATGATGTCCAGGATGACGCGAAGGCCCACCTCGTGGGCCCTCCGAACCAGGGCCCTGAGGTCCTCCTTCGTCCCGAACCGGGGGTCGACCTCGAGGAAGTCCTGGATGCCGTACCCGTGGTAGGTATCGTTCCGTTCCACCCGGTTCTTGAAGACCGGGCTGAGCCAGATGGCCGTGCAACCGAGGTTCCGGACGTACTCGAGCCGCCGCATGACGCCCCGGAGGGTGCCGCCCTGGAAGAGCCGCCCCTGGGCCGGGTCGCGCCCCCGGGGCGCCGTGGCGGGATCATAGGGCGGCGTGCCGGGGCGGCCGTCGTCGA of Dissulfurirhabdus thermomarina contains these proteins:
- a CDS encoding alpha-amylase family glycosyl hydrolase, which gives rise to MGEWIDTLDRVDFAPPAEVFPSPADWRDQFIYFLLVDRFDDGRPGTPPYDPATAPRGRDPAQGRLFQGGTLRGVMRRLEYVRNLGCTAIWLSPVFKNRVERNDTYHGYGIQDFLEVDPRFGTKEDLRALVRRAHEVGLRVILDIILNHTGDNWAYPGDQPYYYWKAAPGPFDFGFWRKVDPASGLQPDDAVWPREFQSPDRYKRRGQIRDWSDPEEAVNGDFLSLKELDITRPEVLDALIRSYKSWIAYADVDGFRVDTVKHMEDSATALFCNAVREYAKRIGKADFFIFGEVVGDDAVIQRYIGRNSRIAGTSERFPSLDACLDFPLYFVLEEVVKGFRSPVLLRDRYERFRTLYADHGEAGRYFVTFVDNHDQMARPYRRFMHRNPFPEQAVLAVGYLLSAQGIPCIYYGTEQGFDGGGDNDGYVRECMFGGRWGAFDTTGVHFFDESNPIYRGIRAVAEVRAREPALRYGRQYFRETSRDGARFDFPGEVPGTLAFSRILDTDEILVVMNLSGSPRGDLVTVDHRLSPPGCRLGDLLGGRGPCSVGEAGGRACVRVPLEGYAMALLKREGA